One genomic window of Piliocolobus tephrosceles isolate RC106 chromosome 19, ASM277652v3, whole genome shotgun sequence includes the following:
- the GAL3ST1 gene encoding galactosylceramide sulfotransferase isoform X1 — MHKWNSGPGCRLLKGSLLHFDWVSEMLPPQKKPWESMAKGLVLGALFTSFLLLVYSYAVPPLHAGLASTTPEAAASCSPPVLEPEAVNRANGSAGECQPRRNIVFLKTHKTASSTLLNILFRFGQKHRLKFAFPNGRNDFDYPTFFARSLVQDYRPGACFNIICNHMRFHYDEVRGLVPPNAIFITVLRDPARLFESSFHYFGPVVPLTWKLSGGDKLAEFLQDPDRYYDPNGFNAHYLRNLLFFDLGYDNGLDPGSPQVQEHILEVERRFHLVLLQEYFDESLVLLKDLLCWELEDVLYFKLNARRDSPVPRLSGEMYGRATAWNMLDAHLYRHFNASFWRKVEAFGQERMAREVAALRHANERMRTICIDGGHAVDAAAIQDEAMQPWQPLGTKSILGYNLKKSIGQRHAQLCRRMLTPEIQYLMDLGANLWVTKLWKFIRDFLRW; from the exons GTGTCTGAGATGCTGCCACCGCAGAAGAAGCCCTGGGAGTCCATGGCTAAGGGGCTGGTGCTGGGCGCGCTGTTCACCAGTTTCCTGCTGCTGGTGTACTCCTATGCCGTGCCCCCGCTGCATGCTGGCCTGGCCTCCAC GACCCCAGAGGCCGCAGCGTCCTGCTCTCCGCCTGTGCTTGAGCCAGAGGCTGTGAACCGCGCCAACGGCTCGGCGGGAGAGTGCCAGCCGCGGCGCAATATCGTGTTTTTGAAGACGCACAAGACGGCCAGCAGCACCCTGCTCAACATCCTGTTCCGCTTCGGCCAGAAGCACCGGCTCAAGTTCGCCTTTCCCAATGGCCGCAACGACTTCGACTACCCGACCTTCTTCGCCCGCAGCCTGGTGCAGGACTACCGGCCCGGGGCCTGCTTCAACATCATTTGCAACCACATGCGCTTCCACTACGACGAGGTGCGCGGCCTGGTGCCGCCCAACGCCATCTTCATCACGGTGCTCCGCGACCCCGCCCGCCTGTTCGAGTCCTCCTTCCACTACTTCGGGCCGGTGGTGCCCCTCACGTGGAAGCTCTCGGGCGGCGACAAGCTGGCCGAGTTCCTGCAAGACCCGGATCGCTACTACGACCCCAACGGCTTCAATGCCCACTACCTCCGAAACCTGCTCTTCTTCGACCTGGGCTATGACAACGGCCTGGACCCTGGCAGCCCGCAGGTGCAGGAGCACATCCTGGAGGTGGAGCGCCGCTTCCACCTGGTGCTCCTTCAGGAGTACTTCGACGAGTCGCTGGTGCTGCTGAAGGACCTgctgtgctgggagctggaggacGTGCTCTACTTCAAGCTCAACGCCCGCCGCGACTCGCCGGTGCCGCGGCTCTCCGGGGAGATGTACGGGCGCGCCACCGCCTGGAACATGTTGGACGCCCACCTCTACCGCCACTTCAACGCCAGCTTCTGGCGCAAGGTGGAGGCCTTCGGGCAGGAGCGCATGGCCCGCGAGGTGGCAGCCCTGCGCCATGCCAACGAGCGCATGCGGACCATCTGCATCGACGGGGGCCACGCCGTGGACGCCGCCGCCATCCAGGACGAGGCCATGCAGCCCTGGCAGCCGCTGGGCACCAAGTCCATCTTGGGCTACAACCTCAAGAAGAGCATCGGGCAGCGGCACGCGCAGCTCTGCCGGCGCATGCTTACGCCCGAGATCCAGTACCTGATGGACCTCGGCGCCAACCTATGGGTCACCAAGCTCTGGAAGTTCATTCGCGATTTCCTGCGATGGTGA
- the GAL3ST1 gene encoding galactosylceramide sulfotransferase isoform X3: protein MLPPQKKPWESMAKGLVLGALFTSFLLLVYSYAVPPLHAGLASTTPEAAASCSPPVLEPEAVNRANGSAGECQPRRNIVFLKTHKTASSTLLNILFRFGQKHRLKFAFPNGRNDFDYPTFFARSLVQDYRPGACFNIICNHMRFHYDEVRGLVPPNAIFITVLRDPARLFESSFHYFGPVVPLTWKLSGGDKLAEFLQDPDRYYDPNGFNAHYLRNLLFFDLGYDNGLDPGSPQVQEHILEVERRFHLVLLQEYFDESLVLLKDLLCWELEDVLYFKLNARRDSPVPRLSGEMYGRATAWNMLDAHLYRHFNASFWRKVEAFGQERMAREVAALRHANERMRTICIDGGHAVDAAAIQDEAMQPWQPLGTKSILGYNLKKSIGQRHAQLCRRMLTPEIQYLMDLGANLWVTKLWKFIRDFLRW, encoded by the exons ATGCTGCCACCGCAGAAGAAGCCCTGGGAGTCCATGGCTAAGGGGCTGGTGCTGGGCGCGCTGTTCACCAGTTTCCTGCTGCTGGTGTACTCCTATGCCGTGCCCCCGCTGCATGCTGGCCTGGCCTCCAC GACCCCAGAGGCCGCAGCGTCCTGCTCTCCGCCTGTGCTTGAGCCAGAGGCTGTGAACCGCGCCAACGGCTCGGCGGGAGAGTGCCAGCCGCGGCGCAATATCGTGTTTTTGAAGACGCACAAGACGGCCAGCAGCACCCTGCTCAACATCCTGTTCCGCTTCGGCCAGAAGCACCGGCTCAAGTTCGCCTTTCCCAATGGCCGCAACGACTTCGACTACCCGACCTTCTTCGCCCGCAGCCTGGTGCAGGACTACCGGCCCGGGGCCTGCTTCAACATCATTTGCAACCACATGCGCTTCCACTACGACGAGGTGCGCGGCCTGGTGCCGCCCAACGCCATCTTCATCACGGTGCTCCGCGACCCCGCCCGCCTGTTCGAGTCCTCCTTCCACTACTTCGGGCCGGTGGTGCCCCTCACGTGGAAGCTCTCGGGCGGCGACAAGCTGGCCGAGTTCCTGCAAGACCCGGATCGCTACTACGACCCCAACGGCTTCAATGCCCACTACCTCCGAAACCTGCTCTTCTTCGACCTGGGCTATGACAACGGCCTGGACCCTGGCAGCCCGCAGGTGCAGGAGCACATCCTGGAGGTGGAGCGCCGCTTCCACCTGGTGCTCCTTCAGGAGTACTTCGACGAGTCGCTGGTGCTGCTGAAGGACCTgctgtgctgggagctggaggacGTGCTCTACTTCAAGCTCAACGCCCGCCGCGACTCGCCGGTGCCGCGGCTCTCCGGGGAGATGTACGGGCGCGCCACCGCCTGGAACATGTTGGACGCCCACCTCTACCGCCACTTCAACGCCAGCTTCTGGCGCAAGGTGGAGGCCTTCGGGCAGGAGCGCATGGCCCGCGAGGTGGCAGCCCTGCGCCATGCCAACGAGCGCATGCGGACCATCTGCATCGACGGGGGCCACGCCGTGGACGCCGCCGCCATCCAGGACGAGGCCATGCAGCCCTGGCAGCCGCTGGGCACCAAGTCCATCTTGGGCTACAACCTCAAGAAGAGCATCGGGCAGCGGCACGCGCAGCTCTGCCGGCGCATGCTTACGCCCGAGATCCAGTACCTGATGGACCTCGGCGCCAACCTATGGGTCACCAAGCTCTGGAAGTTCATTCGCGATTTCCTGCGATGGTGA
- the GAL3ST1 gene encoding galactosylceramide sulfotransferase isoform X2: MLPPQKKPWESMAKGLVLGALFTSFLLLVYSYAVPPLHAGLASTRTPEAAASCSPPVLEPEAVNRANGSAGECQPRRNIVFLKTHKTASSTLLNILFRFGQKHRLKFAFPNGRNDFDYPTFFARSLVQDYRPGACFNIICNHMRFHYDEVRGLVPPNAIFITVLRDPARLFESSFHYFGPVVPLTWKLSGGDKLAEFLQDPDRYYDPNGFNAHYLRNLLFFDLGYDNGLDPGSPQVQEHILEVERRFHLVLLQEYFDESLVLLKDLLCWELEDVLYFKLNARRDSPVPRLSGEMYGRATAWNMLDAHLYRHFNASFWRKVEAFGQERMAREVAALRHANERMRTICIDGGHAVDAAAIQDEAMQPWQPLGTKSILGYNLKKSIGQRHAQLCRRMLTPEIQYLMDLGANLWVTKLWKFIRDFLRW; the protein is encoded by the exons ATGCTGCCACCGCAGAAGAAGCCCTGGGAGTCCATGGCTAAGGGGCTGGTGCTGGGCGCGCTGTTCACCAGTTTCCTGCTGCTGGTGTACTCCTATGCCGTGCCCCCGCTGCATGCTGGCCTGGCCTCCAC CAGGACCCCAGAGGCCGCAGCGTCCTGCTCTCCGCCTGTGCTTGAGCCAGAGGCTGTGAACCGCGCCAACGGCTCGGCGGGAGAGTGCCAGCCGCGGCGCAATATCGTGTTTTTGAAGACGCACAAGACGGCCAGCAGCACCCTGCTCAACATCCTGTTCCGCTTCGGCCAGAAGCACCGGCTCAAGTTCGCCTTTCCCAATGGCCGCAACGACTTCGACTACCCGACCTTCTTCGCCCGCAGCCTGGTGCAGGACTACCGGCCCGGGGCCTGCTTCAACATCATTTGCAACCACATGCGCTTCCACTACGACGAGGTGCGCGGCCTGGTGCCGCCCAACGCCATCTTCATCACGGTGCTCCGCGACCCCGCCCGCCTGTTCGAGTCCTCCTTCCACTACTTCGGGCCGGTGGTGCCCCTCACGTGGAAGCTCTCGGGCGGCGACAAGCTGGCCGAGTTCCTGCAAGACCCGGATCGCTACTACGACCCCAACGGCTTCAATGCCCACTACCTCCGAAACCTGCTCTTCTTCGACCTGGGCTATGACAACGGCCTGGACCCTGGCAGCCCGCAGGTGCAGGAGCACATCCTGGAGGTGGAGCGCCGCTTCCACCTGGTGCTCCTTCAGGAGTACTTCGACGAGTCGCTGGTGCTGCTGAAGGACCTgctgtgctgggagctggaggacGTGCTCTACTTCAAGCTCAACGCCCGCCGCGACTCGCCGGTGCCGCGGCTCTCCGGGGAGATGTACGGGCGCGCCACCGCCTGGAACATGTTGGACGCCCACCTCTACCGCCACTTCAACGCCAGCTTCTGGCGCAAGGTGGAGGCCTTCGGGCAGGAGCGCATGGCCCGCGAGGTGGCAGCCCTGCGCCATGCCAACGAGCGCATGCGGACCATCTGCATCGACGGGGGCCACGCCGTGGACGCCGCCGCCATCCAGGACGAGGCCATGCAGCCCTGGCAGCCGCTGGGCACCAAGTCCATCTTGGGCTACAACCTCAAGAAGAGCATCGGGCAGCGGCACGCGCAGCTCTGCCGGCGCATGCTTACGCCCGAGATCCAGTACCTGATGGACCTCGGCGCCAACCTATGGGTCACCAAGCTCTGGAAGTTCATTCGCGATTTCCTGCGATGGTGA